One part of the Coffea eugenioides isolate CCC68of chromosome 10, Ceug_1.0, whole genome shotgun sequence genome encodes these proteins:
- the LOC113749007 gene encoding flavonol synthase/flavanone 3-hydroxylase, whose amino-acid sequence MELERVQQIASLSKCMDTIPTDYIRSENEQPAVTTFHGAVLEVPVIDLSDPDEGKIVGLISEASREWGIFQVVSHGIPDEVVRKLQQVGKEFFELPLQEKELVAKIPGSQNIEGYGTRLQKEVEGKKGWVDHLFHIIWPPSAINYRFWPKNLPSYRETSEDYAKRLRGVADKMFEYLSKGLGLEPSEMKDGMGGEDLIYMMKINYYPPCPRPDLALGVVAHTDMSGLTILVPNEVPGLQVFKDDYWYDVKYIPNALIVHIGDQIQILSNGKYKSVFHRTTVNKEMTRMSWPVFLEPPPEQEIGPIPKLVNEENPPKFKTKKFKDYAYCKLNKLPQ is encoded by the exons atggAGCTGGAAAGAGTGCAACAAATTGCTTCGCTATCCAAATGCATGGATACTATTCCAACAGATTACATCAGATCAGAAAATGAGCAACCTGCAGTAACAACCTTCCACGGGGCGGTTCTTGAGGTTCCGGTGATTGATCTGAGCGATCCTGATGAAGGCAAAATTGTGGGGTTGATTTCTGAGGCTAGCAGAGAATGGGGGATCTTCCAAGTTGTCAGCCATGGCATCCCAGATGAGGTTGTGAGGAAACTGCAGCAAGTTGGGAAGGAGTTCTTTGAGCTTCCACTACAGGAAAAAGAACTGGTTGCTAAGATTCCAGGGTCTCAGAATATTGAGGGTTACGGAACAAGGTTGCAGAAAGAAGTTGAGGGCAAGAAAGGATGGGTTGATCACTTGTTCCATATAATATGGCCTCCTTCTGCCATTAACTATAGGTTTTGGCCTAAAAATCTACCCTCTTACAG AGAGACAAGTGAAGATTATGCTAAGAGGCTTAGAGGGGTGGCTGACAAGATGTTTGAATACCTGTCAAAGGGGCTTGGGTTAGAACCAAGTGAGATGAAGGATGGTATGGGGGGTGAAGACCTCATTTACATGATGAAAATAAATTACTATCCACCATGCCCTCGCCCTGATTTGGCCCTTGGTGTAGTGGCACATACAGATATGTCAGGCCTCACCATTCTTGTCCCCAATGAGGTCCCAGGGCTTCAAGTTTTTAAGGATGATTATTGGTATGATGTCAAGTACATACCAAATGCCCTTATTGTCCACATTGGAGACCAAATTCAG ATTTTAAGCAATGGAAAGTACAAGAGCGTGTTCCACAGAACAACCGTGAACAAGGAGATGACAAGAATGTCATGGCCAGTGTTCCTGGAGCCACCCCCAGAGCAAGAAATTGGGCCAATTCCAAAGCTTGTGAATGAGGAAAATCCGCCAAAATTTAAGACCAAGAAGTTCAAAGATTATGCCTATTGCAAGCTTAATAAGCTTCCTCAGTAA
- the LOC113748857 gene encoding selenoprotein K: MAYVERGVVKSKRSLWRLRTITDFFWAIVNFIGVFFTTMFSMEKTDAYRKGSGGSKKWDGGGPGGPGSGPYGRGPRGPPRGLDNVRGIDHSSLPACGSCCG; the protein is encoded by the exons GGGTTGTCAAATCCAAACGATCATTATGGAGATTGAGAACAATCACTGACTTTTTCTGGGCCATTGTCAACTTCATTGGGGTGTTCTTCACGACAATGTTCTCG ATGGAAAAGACAGATGCATACCGGAAGGGCTCTGGTGGAAGTAAGAAATGGGATGGTGGCGGCCCTGGAGGTCCTGGAAGTGGTCCATATGGTAGAGGCCCTCGTGGGCCTCCACGTGGATTAGACAATGTCCGGGGGATCGATCACA GTTCTCTTCCTGCATGTGGCTCTTGCTGCGGTTGA